The Desulfosoma sp. region GGTACGGGGCCGAATGTTTACTACCTGATCTGATGAGGGGACGACATGCTTGAAAAGGCTTTCAAAGGTGGACAAAAGTACTGGAGCCTTCTGCTGGGCCTGGCGATCCTTTCAGGGGTCGGCTTCGCCTGCTTCATGCTCCAGCTCAACCAAGGCTTAAAAATCACCGGCATGAGCCGGGATGTGTCCTGGGGGTTTTACATCGCTCAGTTCACTTTCCTGGTCGGAGTGGCCGCTTCGGCGGTCATGGTGGTGCTTCCCTACTATTTGCACCATGTCAAGGAATTCGGCCGCATCACCATTTTGGGTGAATTTTTGGCGGTAAGCGCTGTGACCATGTGTCTTCTGTTTATCATCGTGGACCTTGGGCAGCCCATGCGTCTTCTGAACGTGCTGCTTCACCCGACACCCAATTCCATTCTCTTTTGGGACATGGTCGTTTTGAACGGCTATCTTTTCTTGAACGCCGTGATCGGCTGGACCGTGTTGAGCGCCGAGCGCAAGGAAATGCCTCCGCCTGCGTGGGTCAAACCGCTTATCTACATCTCCATACCCTGGGCAGTGAGCATTCACACGGTGACGGCTTTCTTGTACGCCGGTCTTCCGGGTCGCCATTTCTGGTTGACGGCCATCATGGCCGCCCGCTTTTTGGCTTCGGCCTTCGCTTCCGGTCCTTCGCTTCTGATCCTTTTGTGCTTCCTCATTCGGAAGCGCACCAACTTCGATCCGGGTCCCTCGGCCATTGAAAAGCTCTCCAAGATTGTCACCTACGCCATGATCACCAGTGTGTTCTTCTTGCTGCTGGAAATCTTCACCGCGTTCTACAGCAAGATTCCGGGACACATGCACGGGTTTGTCTACCAGTTTGCCGGCTATGAAGGGCATGCGGAACTGGTGCCTTTCATGTGGCTTTCCGTGATCTTGTCGGTGATTGCTTTGGTTCTTCTGGTGCCGCCTCAATTTCGAAACAATGAAAAACTGCTGAAGATCGCCTGCCTTGCGGTCTTTTTCGGGCTGTATTTGGAAAAAGGTGTCGGGCTGGTGGTGACCGGCTTCATTCCCAATGTGTTCGACAAGGTCACGCCGTATATCCCGACCGCTCCCGAACTGGCGATTACTTTGGGAGTATGGGCTACAGGTTTCCTGATCATGGCGGTGCTCTACAAGGTGGCCATCGGTGTGAAGGAGGAAATTCGCGCCTAAGGGCCTCTTCTGACCCCGTGGACTACTCCTCTTGACGAAACACAGGGAAAGGGCGCGGTACCTTACCGCGCCCTTTCCTTATTGAAGGAGTCTTCGGCCTTATGGTTCGCCTCTGGCGACTTGTCGACCTGGGTGTGCTTGACTACGACCAGGCTTTGCAGCTGCAACACCGATGTGTGGACGCACGTAATCTTGGTGTCTTGGACCGAGACGTTTTTTTTCTTCTGGAACATCCAGCCGTGATTACCTGCGGACGTCGAGGGGGTACGGAACACTTGTGCGTGCCGTCCAGTGTCTTGAAAGCGCATGGGGTGCGCGTTCTTTCCGTGGAACGTGGTGGATCCATCACTTACCATGGGCCTGGACAGCTTGTGGGCTATCCCATTGTGCATCTTCCTTCGGCGGGTTGGAAAGCTGTGGAGTGGGTGACCGCCCTGGAAGAGGTTATGATTCGAACCGCCGCTCGATTCGGGGTCAAGGCCACACGAAACACTCGCAATCGAGGTGTGTGGGTCGGTGACAAAAAATTGGGAAGCATCGGCATTGCGGTCCGCCACGGTGTGAGTTTTCACGGTTTCGCTTTGAATGTGAACAATTCTCTGGAACCTTTCGGCTGGATTCACCCCTGTGGCCTAGAAAATGTGAGCGTCACATCTCTCGCTTTGGAAACCGGAACCATGTTATCTATGATTCAGGTGAAAGCTACGCTCACGGCCTGTGCTGAGCAAGTTTTGGACGTCCGTTTTGAAAGAACCGATCTCGAGGCGCTTTACGTTGCCATAGGAAAAAGGCCCGATGCGTCCGGATGAAAACCAGACCCAAAAGCTCGCAAAACCTTCATGGTTAAGAAAACGTCTCACCAGTTCGGCGTCCTACGAAGCTGTGCGAGACCTATTGCACAAATGCCATGTCCATACGGTCTGCCAGGAAGCTCGATGCCCAAATCATTGGGAATGCTTTTCTCAAAAGACGGCAACCTTTCTTCTCCTGGGGGATCGTTGCACGCGCCGATGTCGTTTCTGTGCCGTGAACCACGGTAATCCCATGCCGCCCGACCCCGAAGAACCGTCTCGTATAGCTCAAGCCGTGCTGACCCTCGGGCTTCGTTATGTGGTGTTGACTTCCGTAACAAGAGATGATCTTCCCGATGGAGGCGCTTCCTTTTTTGCCCAAACCATTCGAATTCTGCACAGCACTGTTCCCGGACTTCAGGTGGAAGTTCTGATTCCCGACTTTCAGGGCCGCGTTTCCGATGTGAGCACGGTGCTTGAAGCAGGTCCTGCGGTCTTGAATCATAATGTGGAAACCGTCCCTCGGCTCTACGACACCGTCAGGCCCCAAGCCGACTACCGTCGATCTCTGGCCTTACTTCGAGCCGCTTCGAACATCGCCCCTCAGATTCCTCTTAAGTCTGGCATCATGCTCGGTCTTGGAGAAACCCAGGATGAAATTTTGAAGACTCTGGACGATCTTTTGATGTCCGGATGCCGTCTCGTCACCTTGGGCCAGTATTTGCAGCCGGCTTCGCATCTTCTTCCCGTCGCTCGTTACGTGCCGCCGGAAGAATTTGAAGCTTGGCGAGAAAAAGCTTTGTCCATGGGCTTTTACCAAGTGGCTGCAGGACCGTGGGTGCGCAGCTCCTATCGAGCCCATGAAATGTATGGCGGCCTATAACCCGCATGCTTTCGAAAACTCGGAGAAAGGAGCACCACGATGATCCTTGGCATCCTTAAAGAAATCAAACCCGAGGAATACCGCGTTTCGATGACCCCATTTGGAGCCGAAGTGGCCGTGCAACAAGGCCACACGGTGCTTGTGGAAAAGGGCGCCGGTCTGGCCAGCGGTTTTCCCGATGAGGACTACCAGCGTGTCGGTGCCCAGATTGTAGAAAGTCCCGCCGAGATTTATGCTCGCGCCGACATGATCATGCATGTCAAGGAGCCGTTGCCGCCGGAATACAATCTTATTCGAGAAGGTCAAATCCTTTTCACCTATCTTCACTTGGCTGCCGACGAATCCTTGACCCGTGTGCTCATGGAACGTGGGTCCGTAAACATCGCCTACGAGACCATTCAAAAAGCCGATGGGTCCTTGCCTTTGCTGACCCCCATGAGTGAAGTGGCCGGGCGTATGGCTGTGCAGGAGGCCGCCAAGTACCTGGAAAAAGCCTATGGAGGTCAGGGGATTTTGCTGGGGGGAGTCCCTGGGGTGGAGCCGGCCACGGTGGTGATTCTAGGAGGCGGCGTGGTCGGGACCAATGCGGCCAAGATCGCCTGCGGCTTGGGAGCTAAGGTCTATGTCCTGGACAAGAATCTGGAAAGGCTTCGTTACCTGAGCGACATCATGCCGCCCAACTGCTTTCTTGTGGCCTCTTCTCCAGCCGCCATTCGCGATCTGGTCAAAAAGGCCGATGTGGTCATCGGAGCCGTACTCATCCCCGGAGCCAAGGCACCGAAGCTGGTCACTCGTGACATGCTTTCCACCATGAAGCACGGTGCCGTCTTGATCGATGTGGCTATTGATCAAGGCGGCTGTTTCGAGACTTCCAGGCCCACCACCCACAGGGATCCCATCTATATGGTGGACGGTATTGTCCATTATTGTGTGGCCAATATGCCCGGCTCCGTTCCCAAAACCTCCACTTTGGCTTTGACCAACGCCACCCTGCCCTATGCATTGGAAATCGCCAATAAAGGCTGGCGTCGAGCCATGAAAGAAAACCCTGAAATCGCTAAAGGCGCCAACGTGATCGCCGGCAAGGTCACTCATCCCGGAGTCGCCGAGGCCTTCGACCTGGAGTACGTGCCCGTGGAAAACTTTCTGTAGTCTATCAGGCTTTTTGGGGAAGAGCCTGCGCCGGGTGCTTTTTGCCGGTACCCTATCCGTAGGGCGGATGAAGCGAAGCGAAATCCGCCTCCATATCCGTAGGGCGGATGAAGCAAAGCGAAATCCGCCTCCATATCCGTAGGGCGGATGAAGCATAGCGAAATCCGCCGCATCCTCTCCTGCCAAGCGAAATCCGCCACCTTACCGTCGAGCGAACCAAAAATCCCCGTTCTACGGAAGCCCTTGCTCGGGGGTAGGAACACATCCATAAGGCTTCCCTGCGCCGTTTATGTCTTCCTGGCATCGAAGGCCACCGATCTTACAAATGTGGGTTAGGAATTCATTGACTTCCGAACCCAATCCGCCAAGGGAAAAACCGGTCGTACCGAGGTGTCCTTGGGCTACCTTCAGCGGCTCTAGGCCGTT contains the following coding sequences:
- the nrfD gene encoding NrfD/PsrC family molybdoenzyme membrane anchor subunit, whose product is MLEKAFKGGQKYWSLLLGLAILSGVGFACFMLQLNQGLKITGMSRDVSWGFYIAQFTFLVGVAASAVMVVLPYYLHHVKEFGRITILGEFLAVSAVTMCLLFIIVDLGQPMRLLNVLLHPTPNSILFWDMVVLNGYLFLNAVIGWTVLSAERKEMPPPAWVKPLIYISIPWAVSIHTVTAFLYAGLPGRHFWLTAIMAARFLASAFASGPSLLILLCFLIRKRTNFDPGPSAIEKLSKIVTYAMITSVFFLLLEIFTAFYSKIPGHMHGFVYQFAGYEGHAELVPFMWLSVILSVIALVLLVPPQFRNNEKLLKIACLAVFFGLYLEKGVGLVVTGFIPNVFDKVTPYIPTAPELAITLGVWATGFLIMAVLYKVAIGVKEEIRA
- the lipB gene encoding lipoyl(octanoyl) transferase LipB; the encoded protein is MVRLWRLVDLGVLDYDQALQLQHRCVDARNLGVLDRDVFFLLEHPAVITCGRRGGTEHLCVPSSVLKAHGVRVLSVERGGSITYHGPGQLVGYPIVHLPSAGWKAVEWVTALEEVMIRTAARFGVKATRNTRNRGVWVGDKKLGSIGIAVRHGVSFHGFALNVNNSLEPFGWIHPCGLENVSVTSLALETGTMLSMIQVKATLTACAEQVLDVRFERTDLEALYVAIGKRPDASG
- the lipA gene encoding lipoyl synthase, whose amino-acid sequence is MRPDENQTQKLAKPSWLRKRLTSSASYEAVRDLLHKCHVHTVCQEARCPNHWECFSQKTATFLLLGDRCTRRCRFCAVNHGNPMPPDPEEPSRIAQAVLTLGLRYVVLTSVTRDDLPDGGASFFAQTIRILHSTVPGLQVEVLIPDFQGRVSDVSTVLEAGPAVLNHNVETVPRLYDTVRPQADYRRSLALLRAASNIAPQIPLKSGIMLGLGETQDEILKTLDDLLMSGCRLVTLGQYLQPASHLLPVARYVPPEEFEAWREKALSMGFYQVAAGPWVRSSYRAHEMYGGL
- the ald gene encoding alanine dehydrogenase, with the protein product MILGILKEIKPEEYRVSMTPFGAEVAVQQGHTVLVEKGAGLASGFPDEDYQRVGAQIVESPAEIYARADMIMHVKEPLPPEYNLIREGQILFTYLHLAADESLTRVLMERGSVNIAYETIQKADGSLPLLTPMSEVAGRMAVQEAAKYLEKAYGGQGILLGGVPGVEPATVVILGGGVVGTNAAKIACGLGAKVYVLDKNLERLRYLSDIMPPNCFLVASSPAAIRDLVKKADVVIGAVLIPGAKAPKLVTRDMLSTMKHGAVLIDVAIDQGGCFETSRPTTHRDPIYMVDGIVHYCVANMPGSVPKTSTLALTNATLPYALEIANKGWRRAMKENPEIAKGANVIAGKVTHPGVAEAFDLEYVPVENFL